The sequence TGCTCAAGGTGGTCGATAGAGCCGGCTTCCGTCCAGCGTTCGAGGGAAAGATTCGCCAACTGGTCGCGCATTTGGGAGTTCAGTTTGTCCGTGTCCACTATAATGAAGACCTGCGGGTTGTCGGCCATATGGCGGGCCAGCAGGTTCTCGGCGGCGTAGAGCATGGTGAAGGACTTGCCCGACCCCTGCGTGTGCCAAACAAGGCCAGTCTTGTCCTCGCCCTTGCCCACGCGGTCGAGAATCGCGTTCACGGCGTAATACTGCATGTATCGAGGAACAATCTTCGCGTCCCCTCCGGCTCGCCGCTCGTAGAAGACGAAGTTCTTCAGCAGGTCGAGAAGGGTGCCAGGGTTGCACAGCGCCTTGACGGCCTGCCGCATTTCGTTGTCGTCCTCGAACTTCTCCGGGGCGTCGTTCCATGGCTCGTAGAACTCTCGGGGCGCACCGACCGCGCCGTAGCGCAGTTCCATCGTGTCGGCGGCGACGTTGAACAGACCGGGGGCGAACAGCCGGGGAACGTCCACTTGATAGGCCAGCAGGTCGCTCACGGCGTCGTGCCAGTCGTTGTCCTGTGCCCGACTCTTGAGTTCCATCGTGACGAGCGGAATCCCGTTGACGAAGAGGTTCAGGTCCGGGCGGATGGTCGTCTCCCGTGATATCGAGAACTGATTCACGGCGTGGAAGGTGTTGTTCTCGGGATTCTCGTAGTCTATCAGGTCTACGTAGACCGTCTTCGTCACCCCATCCGGGCGTTGGACGGAGAAGGCCTTACCCTTCGTCAGCAGTTGGTAGAACGCTCGATTGCTGTCTATCAGGTTCTCGCTGTCGAGGTCGCGCTTAAGGGATGAAATGAATTTCTCGACGTTTTCCTCGGTCACGTCCTTGTTCAGCGCCATGACCTGTTCGGCCAGTAAGTCCCAATAGACGACTTCGTGACTCTGACGGTCATACGCGGCGTCGAGGGCGCTGGCACCACGGTCGCCGTCCTCTCCATAGGTGTCCCACCCGACGGTATTGAGCCACGACAGAAGCGAGTGTTCAACGCCCTCTTCGGATGCCGCTCTAGTCATTAGAAGCCTCCCGTGGCCGCTTCATACTTTACAGTCCACACAGACAGGCCAACGAATACGTACACAATTACCGTCAGTACGGCCTTAATCGGCCTGTCCATCGCCCACGCGACTATCGGTAACATCGCATTGACCAGTTCCAGTATGAATACCCCGAGCGCGTCGGCCATTTTAGAAGTTGAGCCAGAGTAGAGTGGTGGGAGGATATTCAGATACGCAAGTGAGACATTGACGATGAAAGCGACGGACGCGCCAGTAGAGTACATGTTACGCCACTGACTTGGCCCGGCGAGAAGATTCCCAACAGCGTAGTTCAGTCCCCTATCACTAACCATGCTGTGCGATTTCTTTCGGCACCTCTATGTTTGTGTCGGTTGTTCGGACTGTTCCCGATAGCAGGTCTTGCATGAGGCCCTGCTTGAAGTAGTTATACTGCTCTGCCTCATTTCGGAGTGCTTTCACCTGTTCATCGAAATCCCATAGAATCGAAGCAATCTTATTCTGTTCTTCGATAGAGGGAAGAGCGACTTTCAAATCAAGTAAGTCGCTAGTCGCAATCCCCGATATGCTGGTTTCCGTGACAATTCGTTCAATAGAGTTAGAGCCAACTGGCCCCTCAAAGTATTGTACATAGAACTTCGGGTTCACGTCTTCAGTGAGCCTCACACGAATTAATGAAGACTCAAACACCGTGAGTTCGTCAAGTTTGGGGACATAACAGCAGTCCCCTGCCGCAGACACCTCTTGCGCTCGGCGGGCAAATATTAGGTCGTCCTTCTGCAATCCGTACTTTTCTCCTTCATTCTCTGTCAGTTCAAGCCTATCGGCAGAGGACATATCCAGAACACGGTTTTCGAGGGCATTGCCCATCTTGGCAATCGGATAACCCTCTCCGTAGGCGTCTTCAGACTTGTACAGCCCGTTCCGATTAGATTCCACAATTTCCGAGAACTGAATCACATCCCACGATTTGGGGATTTTACCCGGCCAAGTCTGTTTTGTGATTTCTTCGTCAACACCATAGTGGAAGAGATTTTGAGCGACTCCTTTCTTCAGCCGTTTTGTTTTCTCTATAATTTCCTCGGTCTTCTGAATCGCTTGGTCAACATCGTCAAGTACGGTAGCGATTCGTCGTTGTTCTTCAAGCGGTGGAAGGTCAAACCCAAAGTTGCTGAAGAGGTTCCACGAGGTGCGTGGCATACGGGTACCAGCAGAAGTACGTCGGGCGTAGTCGTAGGCTGATTTTGAACTCAATCGGTACAGCAAGTACTTTGAATTAATGCCCTCTTCCGCAATGATTGGGAATATGTCGGTCGATGCGACCCCCTCAAAGCCTGGTTGGGCGGATTTCTCAAGGTTGGGGCGGAGTTTTGCGAACAGAATATCTCCGGCCTCGAAACGTCGTTTAGTACTTGATAGGCTGTCAACCGGTTCCCATTCCGGGTACGGTGTGTTGGGGTCAATATGTTCGAGTCCGACATGTCTATCCAAGTTAAACTCCTGCGGGTCAACGTTCTCCGACCGCTTTCGGGACACATCTTCAAGCCGTACCTCTCGCCACTTCTGGCCCTGTTCGCCCTCTATATTGTCCTGAAACTCGTCCAGTCCGACTTCCTCACTCATAATTCAGCGCCCCCATGTGGCTATCCACTCGCGCTTCTATCTCGTCGCGCTCAGCCTGTAAATCGCGTAGTTTCCCGAGTTCTTCCTGTACGTCTATGTTCTCTTCTGGCTCGGTAGTATCGACGTAGAGCGCGATATTCAGATTGTAATCGTTCTCCCGAATCTCGTCCAGCGACACCGTTCGACTGACCCGCTCTTCAGTCGTCCAGCTGCGGAAGTTCCCGATGATGTGGTCAAGACCATCATTCGTGAGTTCGTTCTGATTCGAGAGTTCGCGGTAGAAGTCTTCGTCGGCGGCGTGGACGAATTGTACCTCGTTCGCCCGTTCGTCAGGCTTGTCGGTGTTCAGCACGAGAATCGCGCT is a genomic window of Halanaeroarchaeum sp. HSR-CO containing:
- a CDS encoding restriction endonuclease subunit S — translated: MSEEVGLDEFQDNIEGEQGQKWREVRLEDVSRKRSENVDPQEFNLDRHVGLEHIDPNTPYPEWEPVDSLSSTKRRFEAGDILFAKLRPNLEKSAQPGFEGVASTDIFPIIAEEGINSKYLLYRLSSKSAYDYARRTSAGTRMPRTSWNLFSNFGFDLPPLEEQRRIATVLDDVDQAIQKTEEIIEKTKRLKKGVAQNLFHYGVDEEITKQTWPGKIPKSWDVIQFSEIVESNRNGLYKSEDAYGEGYPIAKMGNALENRVLDMSSADRLELTENEGEKYGLQKDDLIFARRAQEVSAAGDCCYVPKLDELTVFESSLIRVRLTEDVNPKFYVQYFEGPVGSNSIERIVTETSISGIATSDLLDLKVALPSIEEQNKIASILWDFDEQVKALRNEAEQYNYFKQGLMQDLLSGTVRTTDTNIEVPKEIAQHG